GCTCTTTTAACAGCTCAGACCTTCGAATTGACAAAAAATGGAATTTTAGGCATACCTCCATTGATCTCTTTTTGGATGTTAGCAACTGGTACCTTGCTAAAAACCCTGCCATCCCGGAATATACTTTTGAACGAACAGCCGACAATACTGCATTTAAAACTTCGGATGGTTTAGCTATACAGCCTGATGGTCGTAATGCGATACCGACCCGCGTCAAAAACGATGATCCTTTTTTTACTCCTTCGATTGGACTAATCGTAGAGTTTTAAAGTCCATATTTGTATAATTTTATGTTTCGCACGATTAAAAGAATTCACTCCGCTGTCTACCGCCCAATAGATGATCTTATCACCTACTCGCCATTACCTACCCCTACACTTGATCAGATAGATCCATTTATTTTTCTCAATCATCACGGTCCTCAGATTTACCCGGCCCACAATCATGGATTGCCTTTTGGCCCCCATCCCCACAGAGGTATGGAGACAGTGACTTTCATTTTGCAAGGAGATATTGCGCACAGAGATAGCAGTGGACATCAAAGTGTGATCACCTCCGGGGGTATTCAATGGATGACGGCAGGGAGTGGTCTGATTCATGCAGAGACCTCCTCAGAACGGTTTTTGGAAGATGGTGGTCCTATGGAGATCTTGCAGCTTTGGCTCAATCTTCCGGCAAAATATAAAATGACTCCACCATTTTACAAAGGACTTCAGGAGGCAGATATTCCAGTCATCGTGGCCAGGGATGAAATCACAAGAATTCAACTGATTTCTGGCAGCCTGGATAGTACCACCGGACCCATCACGCCTTTGACAGATGTTTTCATGAGTATAATACATCTTGCCTCTGGATCGGATATCCAGCTTTCGGTACCTGATGAAAAAAATATTTTCCTTTATGTGGTGCATGGGCATATTCTGATAAGGGGACAGATCATACCAAAACTACATTTGGCAGAGTTTAATAATGATGGTCATGAATTGAATATAAAATCAGATCAATCCGCACTGATTTTATGTGGCCACGCCACACCCTTCAATGAACCAAAAGTAGCACGTGGACCATTTGTCATGAATACCGAACAAGAGATATACCAGGCTTACCAGGACTATCACGCCGGAAAATTTGGGTCCTGGACTCAGTAACTAACCAACAAAGGAAATATCGAATCAAAATCAAAATGAAATCGATTACATATCATATCTTTATTCCCTAATTTTTACTTAAAAACATGAAGCAGCTATTTTTAAGCCTGATTGTGGCCAGTTTGATTTTTTCCTGTAAAAACTCCAGCCCAGCACCTGAGGTCACCACTACAGCAGTAGATACTACGCCTGCCAGGGCCGAACCCAAACCGATCTCTGATCCACTGGTCACCAATATCTATACCGCAGATCCCTCTGCCCATGTTTTTGAAGGGAAGATCTATGTCTATCCATCGCATGATTTTGATTTTGGGGTAAAAGAAGA
The window above is part of the Saprospiraceae bacterium genome. Proteins encoded here:
- a CDS encoding pirin family protein — protein: MFRTIKRIHSAVYRPIDDLITYSPLPTPTLDQIDPFIFLNHHGPQIYPAHNHGLPFGPHPHRGMETVTFILQGDIAHRDSSGHQSVITSGGIQWMTAGSGLIHAETSSERFLEDGGPMEILQLWLNLPAKYKMTPPFYKGLQEADIPVIVARDEITRIQLISGSLDSTTGPITPLTDVFMSIIHLASGSDIQLSVPDEKNIFLYVVHGHILIRGQIIPKLHLAEFNNDGHELNIKSDQSALILCGHATPFNEPKVARGPFVMNTEQEIYQAYQDYHAGKFGSWTQ